Within the Gemmatimonadota bacterium genome, the region CGGCTTGAATCCCGGTACCGCCGACAACAGCTTGCGCAGCAGTTTCTTGAACGAACCCGCAGAAACGCGGCGGCGCGCCTGGATTGCCGATAACTCTTCGGGCTCCGCACCCCAGATCTTCCGCGCATACGGGAAGTAGAAGTCGCGGCATATCGTCTCACCAAGGCTGGCCTGAAGTACAGACGCGAAACTTTCCTGGCTCTGTACATCGTCTGATTTGCGACGCCCGCGACGCGTCATGTCGCGCAAGGTTCCGAATGCGAAACCCGGATCCAGGCGCAGCAGCAGATCGAGCGGCTTTAGCGGGAAATGAATCCACCGGCCGCGCAACCGGATACGTCCATGTCGCGGCCGATCGAGCAGATCACCATCGAGCACCGTCTTGATGTCTTCCAGAATCGCGGGGTCGCACGCGGGATGCAGCCGATGGCTTCCGTAGTCGAGTCGCTGGCCTGCGTGGTCGAAACTGCCCGAGTTGCCGCCGACGGCGGAATTTGCTTCGATGAGTGTGACGCGCGCGCGGTCGAGTCGGCGTAACTGGAACGCCGCGCCCACTCCAGCCGGACCGCCGCCCAGCACGACGACGTGCGGAAGTTCATCCGCGGCATCAGTTGCGGCAACCGACTCAGCTGGTTGTGTCATGAATCACGCATGGTTGGCGTTGGGCTCCAGTTCTCCCGTCCTGCGTGTGCCGGTCACGTCCCGCCATCCGGTTCGGCCGCCGCTCAGGGCCCACCACACTGCTCCGCCGACCAATCCGCCAGATATCATCACGGATTGCCAGATGAGCGCAGCGACGATCCCGAGCGTCACCGGCACGCCAGCCGGCGCCAGCAGCGCGGCGAGGGTTGCGTCGCGCACAGCCAGCCCGCCAAGACTGATCGGGAGCAGACCCGCGATCTTTGCCAGCGGCCAGACGAAGAACCATACGGTGATGGAAACCGTTATTCCGACTGAGCGACCGATCCATGCGTTGAGCAGCACGAAGCCGCTCTGCATCGTGAGCGATATCATCGCTGCCATGACTGCGGTTCCGGGCGAGCGGCTCATGCGCCGCAATACCACCAGGCTGCGTCCCACCGGTCTGCGAATCTTCTTTGGCCATCGGCTGAGACGGCGGCGAAGCAGAAGCGGCACGCATGCGAGCAACGCCATCGCAACGACCAGCAGGCCGACCGCTAGCAGCTCGCCCGCCCATCCCGGGAATGAATCCCGTGACAGTACTCCGCCGACGGCGATCAACAATCCTGTTGCGGCTATGTCGATCGCCCTGTCGGCAGCACTGCCGAAGAAAGCGGCTTCAATCCGGCCGGTCGCGCGGGCGGCGAGCGCGGCCCGAACTACATCGCCGCCAACGACCGTTGGTAGGCAGAGATTCGCAAACAGGCCGGCGGCGTAGCAACGAATCGCGTCGCGCGACTTCATGCGCGCGCGTCCTGCGTTCACCAGCATGCGCCATTTCGCGACACCAAGCCGGTGGCCGGCGAGAAAGCCGACCAGCACGAGTGCCCACGTGCTGAACGTGAGACGCGAGATCGCGGCTTGGACCTCGTGCCACGGCAGGAAGTAGAATATCGCGGCGAGCAGTCCGATGCTCACTGCCGGTTTGAGCCAACGTTTCATTTGCGGTTCGCCAGTCGCGCGGTCTGATCCGCCAGCATGCCCACGGACCAGATGATCAGCGCGGCGAGAAGCCCGAGCACGGTCGTCTCCGACATGTTGTCGCGAAATATGTCGTAGATCAACTTCGCGATCCCTATCACCGCCAGCACGGCTCCCAGCGGAATGAACACCTTCAGGGGATTGAAGAAGACGATCGTCCTGAGGATGAGAAGCGTGAAGTCGTACGCGTGACGCGCACGGATCGTCGAGTTGCCCAGTCGCTTGTAATAGTCGATGGATATGTATTCCACCGTATGATCGTTGCAGATGGAGGCCAGCGTGATCGTCGTTGTGAATGAGAATCCCGGCGGCAGCAGATACTCGTAGCGCTCGACGAGGCTCTTGCGCATGAGCCTCAAGCCGGAATTGATATCGGGAATGTGCTGACCGCTCAGGTAGCTCGCGAGCCAACGGAGGAACGCCTTGGCAGGCCGGCGAACCAACGGCACCTGGACGGTCTCGCCGGTCCGTGCACCGACCACCATGTCGTTGGCATCCGCACGAGCCAGCAGTTCGGGAATCGCCGCGACAGGATACGTGCCGTCCGCGTCGGTGATCAGCACCCAGTCGAAATACGCGCGCCTTATCCCGTGCTTGAGCGAGGCGCCATAACCGCGATTGCGCGGATGCGACAGTACATGCGCTCCGGCAGCCGCGGCGCGCTGAGCTGTGTCGTCGCTGGAACCGTCATCCACCACGATGATCTCATAGTCCCACCCGGACGCGTCCATCACGCGGGCCACGTCTTCGATCTGCGCCGCAACGTGCGCGCCCTCGTTGAATGCTGGAATGACGATCGAAACTGCGTGGGAGAGAGAACGCTCGTCCGGCTCCAGCTCCCGCTCGATCAATCCGGCGGCGTGGAAACGAGCTACGAACCGTGGCTCTTGCAGACCCTGCAGGGGGTTCGGAGATGCACTCATCGGCTCACCATCACGTAAAGGTCTCCGCCTCCGACCGTGCCCGGAAAGCGTGCTACTGTACGATACGAATCGGATAGACGCGTCCACAGGGACGGTTCACCAGTTTCGATGCGCACGGGAAACGTCAGGACCATCCAGGTCCGTGTACCTCGAGGCTCGACTTGCGCCAGGTCCGACGCCGACGTTACTGTCGTCCACGGAAGGTGATAATACCGGCCGTAAACGTAGCTGCTCATGTCGGTCACTGCGACGACATCGGCCGGCCCGCGGTGAGAGTCGACAAAGCTCCTCGCCGCCCCAAAATCCTGCTTCGGCAGCCATGCACGCGGAACCGTCATGAGGCTGGCAGCGGCAACAAGCAGTGCTCCACCAACAGACACCGGGACGGAAGCTCTGCCTGGCACTATAGCTTGGACCACGGCAAATCCTCCGCGTACAGCGATCAGGACGGCAAAGCCGGCACTGAAAAAGAAGAACCGCGGCCAGAGATTGTGCGAAAGTACCATTACTGCGGCGCCTGTCACGACCGCCGGGAGCAACATCACCGTGGTAATCACCACGCTCCGCCGCCAGTAGCTCGCCACGCCCGCACCGATGATTACGAATACAACCGCCACCGCAGCCAGCCCACCCGGAATTCCACTGCTCAGAACTCGCAGCCCTTCGGTGAACATCCAGACAGGATCCTTCCAAACGGTGGCGGAGCCTGCATCCGGAGGAATCGTCAGCGTCGCGATGAATTGCGGCAGGACCAGCGCATACAAAAGCACAGAAAGCGTTCCGGCGAGCACCAGACCAGCGAGTGGCGCACGCCAGGCACGATTGCGAAGGTCATCGCGTAGAACGATCACGAGGCACAGCCACACGAGCGCGTGAGTGGCTGTGACGAATACCGCCGTCACATGGATCATGTTGGCCAACGCCATGCTTACAGCGTATCCGGCAACATTGCGCCAGGTGTGACGCAACGGGTCGCTCAGGAGCAACAGGAAGCAACCACTTCCGACGAGAGTGAAGAACAGCAACCCCGTATAGCCACGAGCGTTCTGAGAAAACCAGACGTGATGGTAGGAGACGGCGAGAATGGTCGCGGCGAGCAACGCCTCGCGCCGCGACGTCACCCGCTCGCCGAACCAGATCAGCGCGCCGAGGCTCGCGACGCCCAGACAGACCGCGGGAAGGCGGAGCGCCCACGCGCTGCCACCGAATAGAACGACTGAGATCCGCGCCAGAATCGAATAGAGCATATGTTGATTCTGGCTGTCGAACGTCGAAACGATGTGAATGAGGGGGAGCCTCACGTAGTCGACGTATGTCTGGATCTCGTCGAACCAGAGACCGCGGCCGAGCGACGGGATCCGGAGAGCGACGCCCACAGCGAGAATGCAAATGGCTGCGCAGGCCTCGGCGCGACTCCATGGCTTGGACGGCGGAACCGTCGCATCCGGTGCCAGACCCCGCCCCTCTGACGGCACGAGCCGCATGGACGGAATGAGCGCCAACAGCACGGCGTGAACGACCAGCGCGACCTTGAGGAGCACCATGCCCACGACAAGTTGCGCCACGTGCTCGCCGGATGCTGCAGGACCGGCCAGCGCACCAGCGAACGAGTGCACGGGCAGCAGCACACCAATGATGAAGAGCGCAACCGCTATCTGGCGCGGCCACACGCGCAACCATCCCGTGCGATCGGACGAAGCGCGCATCATCGAGTCCCCATCAGCGGCACCCGAGCGGCCGACCGGTATCGTCGCATGCGTTTCACTAGACGGCAAGCACGGGTATCTGCCCAGCGCGGACTCTCACCGCACCTGTCAGGACGAGAGCCACCGCATAGGATGCGGCTCCCCACACCAGCGCCGTAACCAGAGTCTGCGGTTCGAGCACCAGCAGCACGGCGGTCATCGCCGATACGGCGATGACTGGGCGCCACAAGCGAGCCAGTACGATTCCTCCAATGCGCGCGCGCTTTGCCGCGTACATCGTAAGCGCCAGCCGCACGCTCTCACCCAGAATCGTCGCCACGGCTGCACCGGGGATTCCGAAGCGCGAGATGAGCACTATATCGAGTATGGTGACAACCACGAGAGTGAGCGCGAATGCGCGCAAGACGTCAGCTTCACGACCGACCGACAGCAATCCCACGACAGCAACATTGCACAGGACCCCGGGAACCAGCGACCAGATCAGCAAGCGCAGCGCAGCTGCAGCCGGGACATACGTAGGACCGAGCACCAGTGCGACGATACCCGGGGCGACCACGGCTCCGCCAACGACTACAGGGATGAGAAACACGAACACGTGGGCAAGTGCCGTCTCGAAGAGTTTGCGATGCTCGCCAGTATCCGCACGACATGCACTCAGCACCGGAAGCAGACTGAGCCCGTACGCGATACCGACATTCAAGCAGAAGGCAACCACAGTATAGGCAGCGGCGTAGTATCCCACGCTCTCGGAGCCGCGGAAGAAACGCAGGAAGAGCAGATCGGAGTTGTACAGCGCGAGCCCGAACAGTGATGCTGCCATGAGGTGCCATCCCTGCCGCAGCAACGGAAGGGCTACTCGCAGATTGACCCGCGGCAACAGCACGATACCGCTCCGCGCCAGGATCACCAGCAGGATCACAGCGGTGAGGCCATCTCCGATGACCTGGGCAATTGGAACCCGTTCCACATCCGCTGAACCGTGCACGGCGAAGAGCAGTACGCCAAGAGCGACACATTCTCCCACGACGCGTGCAGCCGCTACCCGGCGCGCATGCTCCAACCCGACGTGGACCCAGCTGGTACTGATCCCAACAGCGATTACAGCGGCACAGTACAGGGCGAGAACCTTTCCATCAGGACTGGGCAGGAAGACCAAGGACAGGGCTGCGGCTGTACCAGCGATGAGGATTGCGATCGCCGCCCTTACGGTGAGCAACGCAGGCACCATGCTCCCGAGCTGATCACGATGCGCCGCGACTTCACGAACCCCGACGCCAAGATCGAAGCCGGCATCTGCGAGGCGCTGCAGATACAGAAGCACTGCGAGCGCAAACCCGATCACACCGTAACGCTCCGGGCCGAGCGTACGCGCAACATACAACATCCCGGCGAACGCTATGAGACGCGCCGTAACCTCGCCGGAACCGAGCGCGACGAATGCGCGTGCGACGCGCCCCGCGACCGGGGCAACGACGACGGGATTATCGGTTGTCAAGCTGGTTGCCATGGGTGGCCGGGACGTTGCCAGGGGTGCCGTCGAGCATTGCAATCACGGAGTATCTCCCGGCCTCGCCTGACGGGGCGATGATCCAACGCTTGCGATCCGGAAAGCGCGCATGAATGGCCGCCATCGCCGACGCATCACCGTACCGTGCGACAATGGGTCCGTCTCCGAGTGGAACACCGCTCCACAGGAATCCGCTCGCGTAGTCGGCATAATCGTTGGGCGGGTTCCCGTTTTTCACAAATATCAGACCGTGCTGCATAGCGTTGTCGCCAATCAGTCTACCGACGTCGGCGCTCACGCC harbors:
- a CDS encoding lysylphosphatidylglycerol synthase transmembrane domain-containing protein, whose translation is MKRWLKPAVSIGLLAAIFYFLPWHEVQAAISRLTFSTWALVLVGFLAGHRLGVAKWRMLVNAGRARMKSRDAIRCYAAGLFANLCLPTVVGGDVVRAALAARATGRIEAAFFGSAADRAIDIAATGLLIAVGGVLSRDSFPGWAGELLAVGLLVVAMALLACVPLLLRRRLSRWPKKIRRPVGRSLVVLRRMSRSPGTAVMAAMISLTMQSGFVLLNAWIGRSVGITVSITVWFFVWPLAKIAGLLPISLGGLAVRDATLAALLAPAGVPVTLGIVAALIWQSVMISGGLVGGAVWWALSGGRTGWRDVTGTRRTGELEPNANHA
- a CDS encoding glycosyltransferase family 39 protein produces the protein MRASSDRTGWLRVWPRQIAVALFIIGVLLPVHSFAGALAGPAASGEHVAQLVVGMVLLKVALVVHAVLLALIPSMRLVPSEGRGLAPDATVPPSKPWSRAEACAAICILAVGVALRIPSLGRGLWFDEIQTYVDYVRLPLIHIVSTFDSQNQHMLYSILARISVVLFGGSAWALRLPAVCLGVASLGALIWFGERVTSRREALLAATILAVSYHHVWFSQNARGYTGLLFFTLVGSGCFLLLLSDPLRHTWRNVAGYAVSMALANMIHVTAVFVTATHALVWLCLVIVLRDDLRNRAWRAPLAGLVLAGTLSVLLYALVLPQFIATLTIPPDAGSATVWKDPVWMFTEGLRVLSSGIPGGLAAVAVVFVIIGAGVASYWRRSVVITTVMLLPAVVTGAAVMVLSHNLWPRFFFFSAGFAVLIAVRGGFAVVQAIVPGRASVPVSVGGALLVAAASLMTVPRAWLPKQDFGAARSFVDSHRGPADVVAVTDMSSYVYGRYYHLPWTTVTSASDLAQVEPRGTRTWMVLTFPVRIETGEPSLWTRLSDSYRTVARFPGTVGGGDLYVMVSR
- a CDS encoding glycosyltransferase family 2 protein → MSASPNPLQGLQEPRFVARFHAAGLIERELEPDERSLSHAVSIVIPAFNEGAHVAAQIEDVARVMDASGWDYEIIVVDDGSSDDTAQRAAAAGAHVLSHPRNRGYGASLKHGIRRAYFDWVLITDADGTYPVAAIPELLARADANDMVVGARTGETVQVPLVRRPAKAFLRWLASYLSGQHIPDINSGLRLMRKSLVERYEYLLPPGFSFTTTITLASICNDHTVEYISIDYYKRLGNSTIRARHAYDFTLLILRTIVFFNPLKVFIPLGAVLAVIGIAKLIYDIFRDNMSETTVLGLLAALIIWSVGMLADQTARLANRK
- a CDS encoding flippase; the encoded protein is MTTDNPVVVAPVAGRVARAFVALGSGEVTARLIAFAGMLYVARTLGPERYGVIGFALAVLLYLQRLADAGFDLGVGVREVAAHRDQLGSMVPALLTVRAAIAILIAGTAAALSLVFLPSPDGKVLALYCAAVIAVGISTSWVHVGLEHARRVAAARVVGECVALGVLLFAVHGSADVERVPIAQVIGDGLTAVILLVILARSGIVLLPRVNLRVALPLLRQGWHLMAASLFGLALYNSDLLFLRFFRGSESVGYYAAAYTVVAFCLNVGIAYGLSLLPVLSACRADTGEHRKLFETALAHVFVFLIPVVVGGAVVAPGIVALVLGPTYVPAAAALRLLIWSLVPGVLCNVAVVGLLSVGREADVLRAFALTLVVVTILDIVLISRFGIPGAAVATILGESVRLALTMYAAKRARIGGIVLARLWRPVIAVSAMTAVLLVLEPQTLVTALVWGAASYAVALVLTGAVRVRAGQIPVLAV